A stretch of Triticum aestivum cultivar Chinese Spring chromosome 1D, IWGSC CS RefSeq v2.1, whole genome shotgun sequence DNA encodes these proteins:
- the LOC123179981 gene encoding outer envelope pore protein 16, chloroplastic, which yields MPRAGLSAGSSKVDVAIDLGNPLLNRTVDGFLKIGAVGACRVAAEDAFDCLQSGSVSKHKLEKTLEKMCKEGAYWGAVAGVYVGMEYGVERVRGEYDWKNALIGGIASGALISAASNNKGNKIAKDAITGGAIATAIEFINYLT from the exons ATGCCTCGCGCGGGGTTGTCGGCGGGGTCGAGCAAGGTGGACGTGGCCATCGACCTCGGGAACCCGCTCCTCAACCGCACCGTCGACGGCTTCCTCAAGATCGGCGCC GTCGGCGCCTGCAGGGTGGCCGCCGAGGACGCCTTCGACTGCCTCCAAAGTG GGAGTGTCTCGAAGCACAAGCTTGAGAAGACA CTGGAAAAAATGTGCAAGGAGGGCGCATATTGGG GTGCTGTTGCTGGAGTGTATGTAGGCATGGAGTATGGAGTGGAAAGGGTCCGCGGAGAGTATGACTGG AAAAATGCGTTGATTGGAGGCATCGCAAGCGGCGCCCTGATCTCTGCTGCTAGCAACAACAAAGGGAACAAGATCGCCAAGGATGCCATCACCGGAGGTGCCATCGCAACCGCCATCGAGTTCATCAACTACCTCACCTAG
- the LOC123179982 gene encoding outer envelope pore protein 16, chloroplastic — protein MPSAGLEAGSNKVDVAIDLGNPLLNRTVDGFLKIGAVGACRVVAEDAFDCIHRGDISKRQLEETLKKMCKEGAYWGAVAGVYVGMEYGVERARGDRDWKNALIGGIATGALVSAVSNNKGNKIAQDAITGGAIATAVEFINYLT, from the exons ATGCCTAGCGCGGGGCTGGAGGCGGGGTCGAACAAGGTGGACGTGGCCATCGACCTCGGGAACCCGCTCCTCAACCGCACCGTCGACGGCTTCCTCAAGATCGGCGCC GTCGGCGCCTGCAGGGTGGTCGCCGAGGACGCCTTCGACTGCATCCACAGGG GGGATATCTCGAAGCGCCAGCTTGAAGAGACG CTGAAGAAAATGTGCAAGGAGGGTGCATATTGGG GTGCTGTTGCTGGGGTGTATGTGGGCATGGAGTATGGAGTGGAAAGGGCCCGTGGTGACCGTGACTGG AAAAATGCGTTGATCGGAGGCATTGCAACCGGTGCCCTGGTCTCTGCTGTGAGCAACAACAAAGGGAACAAGATCGCCCAGGACGCCATCACCGGAGGTGCCATCGCGACCGCCGTCGAGTTCATCAACTACCTCACCTAG
- the LOC123157089 gene encoding uncharacterized protein, with amino-acid sequence MPTTVRVVGASMMLLCSYTTATATDDSLQHRRQVQCPRTELVDPNHSPPPYGTAHTQPRPSDRHGAAAAAGAPGRARRGDPPPPPAGRPRLPPPVLPRLQGLERRRLRPRLPPPPPPCSASSTTRPASQPASSPPASPFSFAAPDHRSWLAIGCRHGRALFLPKCHDARELLVWEPITGAQHLVPVPAASECRYLTAAVLCAADGCDHRGCLGGPFHVLFVFPYEDHGEYGTLAWVYSSETGAWGEPTSTRDKLMGCIQYSCVVVGSSLLYFVLYDYQESWSILEYDLSSHSLTVFIAPDNHCDCLYNLVLTEDDGLGVIQHLHPHLKSQMVGFAEGANAIIVSTISGLFAIELQSEQVRKVCDQCCFLDVVQVVTFYTPVPPEATTKICCCRSLVRRQVVRSV; translated from the exons ATGCCGACCACTGTCCGTGTAGTCGGTGCCTCCATGATGCTACTTTGCAGctacaccaccgccaccgccactgaTGATTCTTTACAACACCGCCGCCA AGTCCAATGTCCTCGAACTGAACTGGTTGATCCGAACCATTCCCCTCCACCGTATGGCACCGCACACACCCAACCCAGACCTAGCGaccgccatggcgccgccgccgccgccggcgctccCGGACGAGCTCGTcgaggagatcctcctccacctcccgccGGACGACCCCGCCTGCCACCTCCGGTCCTCCCTCGTCTCCAAGGCCTGGAGCGGCGCCGTCTCCGGCCCcggcttccgccgccgcctcccccatgCTCGGCCTCCTCCACAACCAGGCCAGCGAGCCAACCCGCTTCTTCACCCCCCGCCTCGCCCTTCTCCTTCGCCGCCCCGGACCACCGCTCCTGGCTGGCCATCGGCTGCCGCCACGGCCGCGCCCTCTTCCTCCCCAAGTGCCACGACGCCAGGGAACTCCTCGTGTGGGAGCCAATCACGGGCGCCCAGCACCTCGTGCCTGTGCCCGCGGCGTCGGAGTGCCGCTACTTGACTGCGGCGGTGCTCTGCGCGGCCGATGGATGCGACCATCGCGGCTGCCTCGGGGGCCCTTTCCACGTGCTTTTCGTCTTCCCCTACGAGGACCACGGCGAGTATGGCACGTTGGCGTGGGTGTACTCGTCGGAGACCGGTGCCTGGGGCGAGCCGACCTCGACGCGCGACAAGTTAATGGGATGCATACAATATTCATGCGTTGTGGTTGGCAGCTCTCTGCTCTACTTCGTCTTATACGACTACCAGGAGAGTTGGTCGATCCTGGAGTATGATCTGTCAAGCCACTCCCTGACTGTGTTCATTGCACCGGACAACCACTGCGACTGCCTGTATAATCTCGTGCTCACAGAGGACGATGGGCTGGGTGTAATCCAACACTTGCATCCACATCTCAAATCTCAAATGGTGGGCTTTGCTGAGGGAGCTAATGCCATTATCGTTAGTACAATTTCTGGCCTCTTCGCAATTGAGCTGCAATCTGAGCAGGTGAGGAAGGTGTGCGATCAATGTTGCTTCCTTGATGTGGTTCAAGTTGTCACCTTCTACACTCCTGTGCCCCCCGAGGCAACCACCAAAATCTGTTGCTGTCGAAGCCTGGTGAGGAGGCAGGTGGTGAGGAGTGTGTAG